A region of Curvibacter sp. AEP1-3 DNA encodes the following proteins:
- a CDS encoding tyrosine-type recombinase/integrase, with the protein MEAHSDTAHREPWNKGKIVGQKAPLRLKDIWAIRIRLQLGHRTRELAMFDLALDSKLRACDLVKLRLRDIAQGDHISARAIVMQQKTSLPVQFEITQPTREAVSNWIKEAGLKSEDYLFPSRVHDSPHIGTRQYARIVDGWINEIGLDPSAYGTHSMRRTKATLIYRRTKNIRAVQLLLGHTKLESTVRYLGIEVEDALEMAEQTEV; encoded by the coding sequence ATGGAAGCACACTCAGACACAGCACACAGGGAGCCTTGGAACAAGGGAAAGATCGTTGGCCAAAAGGCGCCCCTGCGCCTTAAAGACATCTGGGCCATCCGAATCCGCCTTCAACTTGGTCACCGCACTCGTGAGTTGGCCATGTTTGACCTGGCCTTGGACAGCAAGCTGCGCGCCTGCGACTTGGTGAAACTAAGACTGCGGGACATTGCCCAAGGGGATCACATCAGTGCCCGTGCAATCGTGATGCAGCAAAAGACGTCCCTTCCTGTCCAGTTTGAGATCACGCAACCAACCAGAGAGGCGGTCTCGAATTGGATCAAGGAGGCGGGCCTGAAATCTGAAGATTACTTGTTTCCTTCTCGGGTACATGACTCACCGCATATCGGAACGCGGCAGTACGCCCGCATCGTTGATGGTTGGATCAATGAAATCGGATTGGATCCTTCTGCCTATGGGACACACAGCATGCGCCGAACAAAGGCAACGTTGATTTACCGACGTACCAAGAACATCCGAGCGGTGCAATTGCTCCTAGGGCACACTAAGCTAGAGAGCACGGTTCGCTATCTGGGGATTGAGGTGGAGGACGCTCTGGAGATGGCGGAGCAAACGGAAGTTTGA